The following proteins come from a genomic window of Theileria equi strain WA chromosome 2 map unlocalized gcontig_1105316255037, whole genome shotgun sequence:
- a CDS encoding conserved hypothetical protein (encoded by transcript BEWA_039070A): MSLTFSMFVYLYISAACMFMQTHFIFQTPEVENQRATSTYEIDTEKSMDSRSILERNVEIGKKLLSGELEANVYRGKGAYKPIMNIREGSIAASKYTGLYGPVRASGTNIRTTLRIDYQPDVCKDYKETGYCGFGDTCKFLHDRSDYKSGWQLEKEWEQQQAEKRLKMQAKLDKWQRKMQASLNGESVDSCSESESEESESDSDCSSSSESEDDETMDKSLKKLIKSKAKKMEIPFCCLSCKRVWRLEMDPIVTSCNHYFCQQCAIASYSKNSKCAKCGNTQDGILNKATNVLKLLESIGKGAESAALP; this comes from the coding sequence ATGTCTTTGACTTTCTCGATGTTTGTTTATCTATACATTTCCGCGGCATGCATGTTTATGCAAACACATTTCATCTTTCAGACACCAGAGGTTGAGAACCAGAGGGCCACTTCAACATACGAAATCGACACGGAAAAGTCAATGGATTCGAGGAGCATTCTCGAGAGGAATGTAGAGATTGGCAAAAAGTTGCTCAGCGGGGAGCTCGAGGCAAATGTATATCGCGGCAAAGGCGCCTACAAGCCCATCATGAACATAAGAGAGGGCAGTATTGCCGCCTCAAAGTACACTGGACTCTATGGACCAGTTCGTGCTTCTGGCACAAACATTAGGACAACACTCCGTATCGACTACCAGCCGGATGTCTGCAAGGACTACAAGGAAACGGGCTACTGCGGCTTTGGAGACACTTGCAAGTTCCTGCACGATAGGAGCGATTACAAGTCAGGGTGGCAGTTGGAGAAGGAATGGGAACAGCAGCAGGCTGAGAAGCGCCTGAAAATGCAGGCAAAGTTAGACAAGTGGCAAAGGAAGATGCAAGCATCTCTCAATGGCGAGTCAGTCGACTCCTGTTCGGAATCAGAGTCGGAAGAATCGGAAAGCGATTCCGACtgttcttcttcctcgGAGAGTGAGGACGACGAGACGATGGACAAGAGCCTCAAGAAGCTCATAAAGTCCAAGGCAaagaagatggagattcCATTCTGTTGTCTCTCTTGCAAGCGAGTCTGGCGCCTGGAAATGGACCCGATCGTCACTTCCTGCAACCACTACTTTTGCCAGCAGTGTGCAATCGCTTCCTACTCCAAAAACTCAAAGTGCGCCAAGTGCGGCAACACTCAGGACGGCATCCTGAACAAGGCGACTAACGTCCTAAAGCTCCTGGAATCGATTGGCAAAGGTGCGGAATCGGCGGCCCTCCCGTGA
- a CDS encoding dephospho-CoA kinase, putative (encoded by transcript BEWA_039080A): protein MDETVSASLFIFQNFFRFVTTLSLFPLAICQRKVSFNRNAYFLHISLLLFQFVLVAHLALKHIYYGLTGIFFSIVGQRLCVPVITGGIGAGKSTLGHYFASNGFLVIDSDSINRQLMVPGTFAYESLIHKFGLGIVLPSGEIDRAALREIVFNDDAKRKMLNRCLHKYIIYQIIWEVFRHRILSWNDRIVIEVPLLYDTPLSWICGPIIVCVASVDTRVSRCQTRNADLSRNIILNIIKSQPTNEKLIAWGDFVIENESSIEEYHKRAQELLDFL, encoded by the exons ATGGATGAAACAGTTTCGGCGTCTCtgtttattttccaaaacTTCTTTCGCTTTGTTACCACTCTAAGTCTCTTCCCCTTGGCAATTTGCCAAAGGAAGGTGTCTTTTAATCGCAACGCTTAttttttacacatttcccTACTGCTCTTTCAGTTTGTGCTTGTG GCCCACCTCGCGCTGAAACACATTTACTATGGACTCACTGGGATTTTCTTTTCAATCGTAGGCCAGAGGCTCTGCGTTCCAGTCATAACTGGAGGCATTGGCGCCGGAAAATCGACTCTCG GCCACTACTTTGCGTCCAATGGTTTTCTCGTCATCGACAGCGACTCGATCAACAGACAG CTGATGGTCCCGGGGACGTTTGCGTACGAGAGTTTGATTCACAAGTTTGGACTCGGCATAGTGCTGCCGAGCGGCGAGATCGACAGGGCGGCCCTGCGGGAGATTGTCTTTAACGACGACgccaagaggaagatgCTAAACCGGTGTCTGCACAAGTACATCATCTACCAAATCATCTGGGAGGTTTTTAGACACCGGATCCTCTCGTGGAATGATCGCATTG TGATTGAGGTGCCGCTGCTGTACGACACGCCGCTATCGTGGATTTGCGGTCCGATTATCGTTTGCGTGGCAAGTGTGGACACGAGGGTGAGTCGCTGTCAGACACGCAACGCCGATCTATCGAGGAACATCATCCTCAACATCATCAA GTCACAGCCAACCAACGAGAAGCTGATCGCTTGGGGAGACTTTGTCATTGAGAATGAGTCGAGCATTGAGGAATACCACAAACGCGCCCAGGAGCTGCTGGATTTTTTGTAA
- a CDS encoding ADP-ribosylation factor GTPase-activating, putative (encoded by transcript BEWA_039090A) translates to MSSSAASNGNELIQLQELLSIEANNTCFDCGSIGPTWASLSHGSFICLTCSGIHRGFGLQTSFVKSVTMDTWSARQLLYMKNGGNANLKSFFDEYKITELPISARYKTEGAAYYRKRLRAIVDEAPLPPPLDPSIALQLESQHSEYVQGTPAPEAPKPAPKKSGFTNRHPEPQGDVFNTIGTAFGSFVQTAYANAEKAVSDIQTSAVMDQAKGMFEMSKSWIEVKGKKFAENIQDPEWWEENHCKARIGAQKMAFQLTSVASNAQDWFNRKFTGVSGQEEQFVYRQPETQVQSTETPPPTMSAPVGGSASIWSEPKDTDDSDPIMDHFKKVAP, encoded by the exons ATGAGCTCCAGCGCAGCCTCAAACGGCAACGAACTCATCCAGCTGCAGGAGCTGCTGAGCATAGAGGCCAATAACACGTGCTTTGACTGCGGCTCCATCGGTCCCACCTGGGCGTCGCTCTCCCATGGCAGTTTCATCTGTCTCACGTGCTCAGGCATTCACAG AGGTTTTGGCCTGCAGACGAGCTTCGTCAAGAGCGTGACGATGGACACCTGGTCAGCCAGGCAGCTCTTGTACATGAAAAACGGAGGAAACGCCAACCTCAAGTCATTTTTTGACGAATACAAGATCACAGAGCTGCCGATATCGGCCAGATACAAGACTGAAGGTGCAGCCTACTACAGGAAACGTCTCAGGGCAATCGTAGACGAGGCACCCCTGCCTCCTCCGCTGGACCCAAGCATCGCTCTCCAGCTCGAGTCTCAACACTCGGAGTACGTGCAGGGAACGCCCGCACCTGAAGCGCCAAAGCCAGCCCCTAAAAAGTCTGGATTTACCAATCGACACCCCGAACCTCAGGGTGACGTTTTCAACACAATTGGAACTGCCTTTGGCTCATTTGTCCAAACTGCCTACGCCAACGCTGAAAAGGCAGTCTCTGACATTCAAACTAGTGCCGTCATGGACCAGGCAAAGGGCATGTTTGaaatg AGCAAGTCGTGGATCGAGGTCAAGGGGAAAAAGTTTGCCGAGAATATCCAAGACCCAGAGTGGTGGGAAGAGAACCACTGCAAGGCCAGAATCGGAGCCCAAAAAATGGCCTTTCAACTCACCAGC GTCGCATCGAATGCGCAGGACTGGTTTAACCGTAAATTCACGGGGGTGTCTGGCCAGGAGGAGCAGTTTGTGTATAGGCAGCCGGAGACTCAGGTGCAAAGCACCGAGACTCCTCCTCCTACAATGAGCGCGCCGGTTGGCGGTTCAGCGTCTATATGGTCGGAGCCAAAGGATACGGACGACTCGGATCCTATCATGGACCATTTCAAAAAGGTTGCGCCCTAA
- a CDS encoding DNA-directed RNA polymerase I, putative (encoded by transcript BEWA_039100A), whose protein sequence is MLSYDTAVSTEVEGISLSFLSNEEIHTLSVSEIKNIGRSGYESAGKSCIYDPALGSSDIYKHCSSCNEMTNCDGHLGHIDFAVPLFHPLMLPSLVKLLKTVCFYCLKLKLRKKQVLKFQRLFDLAKAGMLSDLIVFDQLFGNDKDDDEKDAEASNRTKLHQLSKESKKDHIKKILFKLKKVAQVRSGGDAQATNLTRLKNSSNFDVNIWNEIRNRFFAIGAKTKRCNHCGDRNSIAVKQSADSTHIEISWAPSSLEPKVFKDFQKYQGKYGEKDKETERVINMLNEEFESPMLKGLNATGKSINMMHLQAFHLVPALNKLFTENPGFLGNIFPQSRFHGWRIFIMDCMGVSPNRFRPPLVTSDKQIVLHARSSALLEIVIANEFLKILFRVKNHPNIQEAFKDEEYISKLLGYNVNETQLRQFEEYVCGSGCDFNSSIYNHTLNLQRRLSMYMDSGKQGTSTLAQRPGIKQSMEHKSGTVRQNMLGKRVNYSARTVIAPDCFMDTNQMGMPLKFAMELTIPEHVTKYNVNFLRKLVLNGSKIYPGANFLRDSNGRLYSLSTLSYSERVAKAKLLLTGITEGNSPRIVYRHVLDGDVALMNRQPTLHKPGIMGHFIKVLTNQKIFRLNYVNCSTYNADFDGDEMNLHLPQDPLSQAEAQLIANADCQFVVPKNGQPIRGLIQDHCQGGALLTSKNTFLRKDEYFNLIYVSLDAFISCSDNIYLKDEEDTYRICENIKIDNELYQITKRLKVMSDPFSRKFPNHGREIYIDPPAIVYPVPLWTGKQVITSILKTLVDGMSTDIRGGVSKGPRGINLVSKSKTPGDAWGGSNDGNKEESTIIIQNSELLQGVLDKSQFGASSYGLTHLIFELLGPRICGMLLNSFSYLFTSFLQMHGVTCSPKDFILTSDAERLRIRILRRIKYTGLHIQQLFISAMREKFEKKNNALSSGDAPHAVILSALEHLIDEVGKVVNLPFTRDILLECKSTDRAREIIGMLFHHIAQVSQKDDLLNLILKSLEKLSSVPRIKQLVLSYILMLKNGDSYKPQLLSSFPSWLHHDPTDVHTTREKENVYKLGGAQSTCSSFHNLICDRFRGNEQEFYRMFDRFFQNNIVGVSSDINSVVDSTLLKFPENGFFGMVATGAKGSKVNFAMICSALSQQTLEGRRVPVMPSIRTLPSFAFGDFGSRAGGFISDRFLTGLRPQEYFFHCMSGREGLVDTCVKTAKSGYLQRCVLKAMEDVIVCYDATVRGSDGSIIQFAYGEDGIDVSKSAYLDRPRDIVANSHLIPQDEVAKVNVEASEKFMEKMRLFTSNYQDQRVLLVHYKHSQCDAGDAVGCVAGQSIGEPATQMTLNTFHLAGHGAANVTLGIPRLIELLRTTGDSSTPYFSATLLGQDEAKIAKNAQLALNALRTVPLSDIVHSVGIETDVYARPDGSKVWEYTATVQFENLSFFKKVVGGFKTQNILKLTSNCLLNRFLRRVMGLMVVTMDVNIPYELPDNTDYLEECWNTLVLQKQLIKKDKQSLRIRKMVLSSGSSGKVARSKDREEPVDDEPDVEIEEQEPEEDVQEEEDESETECGSDSCSYSSSESDEDAEQEEEDTGYKGFESEIKFGKQDIRSIDRKVFRFAHSLKFCKDTSRLILKFGWPVSKCPYYLDLLPLLKQEISQETLRKSPGIRQSRVVLNNSHDGKDDYTLHCDGTNLKRVYLLKEGIIDFNKIKINDISTVLHYYGVEAARACIVSELNKVFSVYGIDVNYRHLTLIADFMTQKGDIRAFSRYGMAKHNSPLLQMSFESTMKFLMSASERGAYDNLKTPAGAIIAGKPVHVGSNLCKIMQVINIKERELPNEQNAQIMF, encoded by the coding sequence ATGCTCAGCTACGATACTGCGGTGTCTACGGAGGTGGAGGGGATCTCCCTCTCCTTCTTGTCAAACGAGGAGATTCACACCTTGTCAGTCTCTGAAATCAAGAATATAGGACGTTCTGGCTATGAATCAGCTGGTAAGTCATGTATTTACGACCCAGCTCTGGGATCCAGTGACATTTACAAGCACTGCTCCTCCTGCAATGAAATGACAAACTGTGACGGCCATTTGGGTCACATTGACTTTGCAGTGCCCCTCTTCCATCCACTCATGTTGCCCAGTCTCGTCAAGCTCCTCAAGACCGTCTGCTTCTACTGCCTTAAACTCAAGCTCAGGAAGAAGCAGGTGCTCAAGTTCCAGAGACTCTTTGATCTCGCAAAGGCCGGAATGCTTTCAGATTTAATCGTCTTTGACCAACTCTTTGGGAATGACAAGGATGATGACGAGAAGGATGCAGAGGCATCCAACAGAACCAAACTCCATCAGCTCTCAAAGGAGTCGAAAAAGGACCACATTAAAAAGATTCTCTTTAAGCTGAAAAAGGTGGCTCAAGTAAGAAGTGGAGGTGATGCTCAAGCGACGAATTTGACAAGGCTAAAGAACAGCTCAAACTTTGACGTGAATATATGGAACGAGATTAGGAACCGTTTCTTTGCAATTGGAGCCAAGACCAAAAGGTGTAACCACTGCGGTGATAGGAATAGCATCGCTGTCAAGCAATCTGCTGATTCCACTCACATTGAAATATCCTGGGCACCCTCATCCCTGGAGCCAAAGGTTTTTAAAGActttcaaaaatatcaGGGAAAGTATGGTGAAAAGGATAAGGAGACGGAAAGGGTCATAAATATGCTCAATGAAGAGTTTGAGTCTCCCATGCTCAAGGGGCTGAATGCAACTGGAAAGTCGATAAACATGATGCACTTGCAAGCGTTTCATCTCGTTCCAGCTCTCAACAAGCTCTTTACCGAAAACCCTGGCTTTCTGGGAAACATCTTTCCTCAATCTCGTTTCCATGGCTGGAGGATATTCATAATGGACTGCATGGGAGTTTCTCCAAACAGATTCAGACCGCCTCTGGTTACGTCAGACAAACAAATTGTGCTTCATGCGCGGTCTTCTGCGCTCTTGGAAATTGTGATTGCAAACgagtttttaaagatcCTCTTTAGAGTGAAAAATCACCCAAACATACAGGAAGCGTTTAAGGATGAGGAGTACATTTCAAAATTGCTGGGATATAATGTGAATGAGACACAGCTCAGACAATTTGAGGAATATGTTTGTGGTAGTGGGTGTGATTTCAACAGCTCCATTTATAATCACACTTTAAACTTGCAAAGGAGACTCTCCATGTACATGGATAGTGGAAAGCAGGGGACTTCTACATTGGCTCAAAGACCAGGAATTAAACAGAGTATGGAGCACAAGAGTGGAACTGTTAGACAAAACATGCTTGGTAAGCGTGTAAATTATTCCGCTCGTACTGTTATTGCTCCAGACTGCTTCATGGACACCAACCAGATGGGCATGCCACTAAAATTTGCAATGGAACTCACAATACCGGAACATGTAACAAAGTATAACGTGAACTTTTTAAGGAAACTAGTCTTGAATGGATCAAAGATTTATCCTGGAGCCAATTTCCTCAGAGATAGCAATGGAAGGTTGTACAGCTTGTCCACTTTAAGCTATAGTGAGAGGGTTGCCAAGGCCAAGCTTCTTCTCACCGGTATTACCGAGGGGAATTCACCCAGGATAGTGTATAGGCATGTCTTGGACGGTGATGTCGCTTTAATGAACAGACAGCCTACGTTGCATAAACCTGGAATTATGGGACACTTTATCAAGGTATTAACCAaccaaaaaatatttcGTCTAAACTATGTCAATTGTAGTACTTATAATGCAGATTTCGATGGAGATGAAATGAACCTCCATCTACCCCAAGACCCGCTTTCTCAAGCGGAAGCCCAGTTAATAGCAAACGCTGATTGTCAATTTGTCGTGCCGAAAAATGGCCAACCTATTAGAGGTTTAATCCAGGATCATTGTCAGGGCGGTGCACTGCTTACATCGAAAAATACCTTTCTCAGAAAAGATGAATACTTTAATCTGATTTACGTTTCCCTTGACGCCTTTATCAGTTGCAGTGACAACATTTATCTAAAGGACGAGGAAGATACGTATAGGATTTGcgaaaatataaagattgATAATGAGCTTTACCAAATTACCAAACGACTAAAGGTGATGTCTGACCCCTTTTCTCGAAAATTCCCAAACCACGGTCGCGAAATTTACATTGACCCTCCAGCCATTGTCTATCCGGTCCCACTTTGGACTGGAAAGCAGGTAATAACATCCATCCTCAAGACACTTGTGGATGGAATGTCTACGGATATTCGTGGCGGCGTTTCCAAAGGACCAAGAGGTATAAATTTGGTATCAAAGTCCAAGACACCTGGAGATGCTTGGGGAGGTTCAAACGATGGAAATAAGGAGGAGTCAACTATAATCATCCAAAACTCTGAGCTTTTACAGGGTGTTTTGGATAAATCACAATTTGGGGCATCATCATATGGTTTAACACACCTCATCTTTGAGCTACTTGGACCAAGGATTTGCGGAATGCTTTTAAATTCCTTTTCCTATCTCTTTACCtcatttttgcaaatgCACGGTGTAACATGCAGTCCAAAGGATTTTATACTCACCAGTGATGCAGAACGACTCAGAATTCGCATCCTTCGGAGGATAAAGTATACAGGCCTACACATCCAGCAGCTCTTTATTTCTGCCATGCgtgaaaagtttgaaaagaagaataacGCTCTATCAAGTGGAGATGCTCCACACGCTGTCATTCTATCTGCCCTGGAACATTTGATTGATGAGGTGGGAAAGGTCGTAAATCTACCCTTTACCCGCGatatacttttggaatGTAAATCGACTGATCGTGCAAGAGAGATTATTGGAATGCTATTTCACCACATTGCTCAAGTATCACAAAAGGATGACCTCTTGAATCTCATTTTAAAGTCCCTAGAGAAGCTTTCTTCCGTGCCTCGCATAAAGCAGCTTGTGCTCAGctacattttaatgttgAAGAATGGTGATTCATACAAGCCACAGCTACTCTCTAGTTTCCCCTCGTGGCTTCACCACGATCCTACAGACGTGCATACGACCagagaaaaggaaaatgttTACAAACTGGGCGGGGCACAGAGCACTTGTTCTAGCTTCCATAACCTGATTTGTGACAGATTTAGAGGTAATGAACAAGAGTTTTATCGCATGTTTGATCgttttttccaaaataaCATCGTCGGAGTATCGAGTGACATCAACAGTGTGGTGGATTCCACCCTCCTAAAGTTTCCGGAAAATGGCTTTTTTGGTATGGTAGCAACAGGAGCCAAGGGTAGTAAGGTTAATTTTGCAATGATTTGCTCCGCTTTATCGCAACAGACGCTAGAAGGTCGTAGGGTCCCAGTGATGCCATCAATTAGGACATTGCCATCATTTGcctttggagattttggCTCACGTGCTGGTGGTTTCATTTCTGACCGCTTCTTAACTGGTTTAAGGCCTCAAGAGTACTTTTTCCACTGCATGTCTGGTAGAGAAGGTCTTGTCGACACTTGTGTCAAGACTGCCAAATCCGGATATCTACAGCGTTGTGTTTTAAAGGCCATGGAGGATGTTATAGTCTGCTATGATGCAACTGTAAGGGGTTCAGACGGTAGTATCATCCAGTTTGCATATGGTGAAGACGGCATTGATGTATCAAAATCCGCATATCTAGACAGGCCACGTGATATTGTTGCAAACTCTCATCTCATTCCACAGGATGAGGTTGCCAAGGTCAATGTAGAAGCTAGTGAAAAGtttatggaaaaaatgAGATTATTCACTAGCAACTACCAGGATCAACGAGTGCTGCTAGTTCACTATAAACATTCTCAATGCGACGCTGGAGATGCTGTTGGTTGTGTTGCTGGCCAATCCATTGGAGAACCAGCTACGCAAATGACTCTAAATACATTCCATCTTGCTGGTCATGGTGCTGCAAATGTGACACTCGGTATTCCTCGTCTGATTGAGCTTTTGAGAACAACTGGTGATTCATCCACTCCATACTTTTCAGCTACTCTGCTCGGTCAAGACGAGGCCAAGATTGCCAAAAATGCACAATTGGCATTAAATGCCCTCAGGACAGTTCCGCTCTCCGACATTGTCCACTCGGTTGGTATTGAGACCGATGTTTATGCGAGGCCGGACGGGAGCAAGGTTTGGGAATACACAGCAACGGTGCAGTTTGAAAATTTGTCATTCTTCAAAAAGGTAGTTGGTGGATTCAAGACGCAGAATATACTAAAGCTGACCTCAAATTGCCTATTGAATAGGTTCCTCAGACGTGTAATGGGCCTCATGGTTGTCACAATGGATGTAAATATACCATACGAACTACCGGATAATACGGATTATCTAGAAGAGTGTTGGAATACTTTGGTATTGCAAAAGCAGCTGATTAAAAAGGACAAGCAGTCCCTTCGGATCAGAAAGATGGTCCTCTCTTCTGGATCCTCTGGAAAGGTCGCCAGGTCCAAGGATCGGGAGGAGCCTGTGGATGACGAGCCAGATGTGGAGATTGAGGAACAGGAACCGGAAGAGGATGTtcaagaagaagaagacGAGTCAGAGACCGAGTGCGGTAGCGATTCATGTTCCTACTCATCCTCAGAGTCTGATGAGGATGCTgaacaagaggaagaagatacGGGATACAAGGGTTTCGAGAGTGAAATCAAGTTTGGAAAGCAGGACATTAGGTCTATAGATCGCAAGGTCTTTAGATTTGCCCACTCGCTCAAATTCTGCAAGGACACGTCACGACTGATTCTCAAATTTGGCTGGCCAGTTTCCAAGTGCCCATACTATCTCGATCTTCTACCACTGCTCAAGCAGGAGATATCGCAAGAAACACTCCGCAAGTCTCCCGGGATCCGTCAGTCCCGTGTTGTTCTCAACAATTCACACGATGGCAAGGACGACTACACGCTGCATTGTGATGGAACAAATCTCAAGAGGGTCTATTTACTCAAGGAAGGCATCATTGACTTTAACAAGATCAAAATCAACGATATTTCCACGGTATTGCACTATTACGGAGTTGAAGCAGCCAGAGCATGCATCGTCTCTGAGCTCAACAAGGTCTTTTCAGTCTATGGTATCGATGTAAACTATCGCCACCTGACGCTAATTGCGGATTTCATGACCCAAAAGGGTGACATTCGTGCGTTCTCCAGGTACGGCATGGCAAAACACAATTCCCCCCTGCTACAAATGTCATTTGAATCTACAATGAAGTTTTTGATGAGCGCATCAGAACGCGGTGCATACGACAATCTCAAGACACCAGCTGGTGCCATCATCGCCGGAAAACCTGTACACGTTGGTTCCAATCTTTGTAAGATTATGCAGGTTATCAACATTAAGGAACGCGAGTTGCCAAACGAACAAAATGCACAAATTATGTTTTAA